A single genomic interval of Oryza sativa Japonica Group chromosome 7, ASM3414082v1 harbors:
- the LOC4343809 gene encoding disease resistance protein Pik-2-like isoform X1, translating into MEHAVVSAAEGAIHTLLGKLGTIVLQEAQLLGGIRGELQHLKDELESMTAFLQDLSGRDECGKQVKIWKKHVREIAYDIEDCIDEFKHQLGDSSSAGGSGPVVFFRKATHILQTTRVRHQIAKQIQELKRRTMNISARNSRYSANHLISGTAGNSMAAYDSQANLLNVDTRITALFPERRQLVGIEPRQGNLVHWLLEAHVQQLRVVSIFGFGGLGKTTLAMTTYQSLSGRNGPFQCQAFVTVSQSFDVKVLMRDILLQITQPVNQPSSPSTGAGKGPMEGLLKGMEAWNVVQLASILRQQLENKRYLIVLDDIWSMTAWEGIRFSLPDSNNGSRIVVTTRIRAVAHTCCFHEYDRAYEIKPLTDCESRDLFFKRIFGSSICPEHLEDISAKILGKCGGTPLSIVSIAGLLASKPVHSKDLWEKIYSSLGSEIETNPSLDRLKKILELSYNDLPYHLKTCFLYLSIYPEDHNIRRKTILRRWVAERFVTGKRGLSVFEVAESYFDEFINRSIIQPVTTSFTGKVKTFRVHDVMLEIIVSKSIEDNFITLVGEQNTLFPQEKIRRLTVHSRGVKYIATREILCHVRSLSIFADGETLQFGWMKLMRILDLEGYEFLRNRDLKDLCRLFQLEYLNLRRTHITELPAQIGNLKKLETLDIRDTAIKHLPPGITNLPHLANLLGGRRSYNHTGRWPISEFWGLHIPNELRKMDSLTTLAQVEITTSTSHYISELSKLSRLRKLGVLMFVDDDSTWASLISALEKLSGSLRSLLLWRPDGAMNFNIVNSLSSPPIFTKSMNLRGQLTQLPCWFPLLSNITELTLRATELSAEEDLKVLGSLPSLLYLRLHHNAYIGTEFSASAGEFPSLRLLVIHLDMSEDWEARFEEGALPKLARLELSLFEEASIQEITGIEFLPSLKEVSIRACHSNIVNVEEIATSLRADAEKNINKPIVTFEEKQWVPMRSRTDPPLDHMGNLLSSSFDED; encoded by the exons ATTGTATTGATGAGTTCAAACATCAACTTGGTGACAGCAGTAGTGCCGGTGGCAGCGGCCCTGTAGTGTTTTTCCGCAAGGCCACCCACATATTGCAGACCACCAGAGTGAGGCATCAGATTGCCAAACAAATCCAAGAACTAAAAAGGCGTACTATGAATATCAGTGCCCGAAATTCAAG GTATAGTGCCAATCATCTCATCTCTGGAACTGCTGGGAATAGCATGGCTGCATATGATAGCCAAGCTAATCTTTTAAATGTTGATACTCGCATTACTGCACTCTTTCCAGAGAGAAGGCAGCTTGTTGGCATTGAACCACGTCAGGGAAATCTTGTGCACTGGTTATTGGAGGCACATGTGCAACAATTACGGGTGGTGTCTATATTTGGTTTTGGTGGTTTGGGCAAGACAACACTTGCTATGACAACATATCAAAGTCTATCTGGAAGAAATGGACCTTTTCAATGTCAAGCTTTTGTAACTGTGTCCCAGAGTTTTGATGTCAAGGTTCTGATGAGAGATATTCTTCTCCAAATCACTCAACCAGTTAATCAACCGAGTTCTCCATCAACTGGAGCTGGCAAAGGTCCCATGGAAGGCCTACTCAAGGGCATGGAAGCATGGAATGTGGTACAACTTGCGAGCATCCTCAGGCAGCAATTGGAAAATAAGAGATATCTGATTGTTCTTGATGATATCTGGAGCATGACTGCATGGGAAGGTATTCGGTTTTCTTTGCCGGACTCAAATAATGGTAGCAGAATAGTGGTTACTACACGAATCAGAGCTGTAGCACACACCTGTTGTTTCCATGAGTACGACCGAGCTTACGAAATCAAACCTCTCACTGATTGTGAATCCAGAGACTTATTCTTCAAAAGAATATTTGGCAGCTCAATTTGTCCTGAGCACTTAGAAGATATTTCAGCTAAGATTCTGGGAAAATGTGGTGGCACACCTTTATCCATAGTCAGTATAGCAGGCCTCTTGGCTAGCAAGCCTGTGCACAGTAAAGATCTTTGGGAGAAGATTTATAGCTCTCTTGGTTCAGAGATTGAAACCAATCCATCACTTGATAGATTGAAGAAAATACTTGAGCTTAGCTATAATGATCTTCCTTACCACTTGAAGACTTGCTTCTTATATTTAAGCATTTACCCTGAGGACCATAATATCAGAAGGAAAACTATACTCAGGCGATGGGTAGCAGAACGCTTTGTGACTGGCAAACGTGGACTGAGTGTTTTTGAGGTGGCAGAAAGCTACTTTGATGAATTCATTAACCGGAGCATTATTCAGCCAGTGACCACTAGCTTTACAGGGAAGGTTAAAACATTCCGAGTTCATGATGTGATGTTGGAGATCATTGTGTCAAAGTCAATTGAAGATAATTTTATCACTCTAGTAGGAGAACAGAACACTTTGTTTCCGCAAGAGAAGATAAGGCGGCTAACTGTTCATAGCAGAGGTGTGAAATATATTGCCACAAGAGAAATATTATGCCATGTCCGGTCCTTGAGCATATTTGCCGATGGAGAAACATTGCAGTTTGGTTGGATGAAATTAATGAGAATATTGGACTTAGAAGGCTACGAATTCCTGAGAAATAGAGATCTCAAAGACTTGTGCAGGCTGTTTCAATTGGAATACCTTAATCTGAGAAGAACACATATTACGGAACTCCCTGCACAAATAGGAAACCTGAAGAAGTTGGAGACTCTGGATATAAGGGACACAGCCATAAAGCATTTGCCTCCTGGCATAACCAATCTTCCACATTTAGCAAACTTActtggaggaagaagatcctATAACCACACTGGGCGGTGGCCTATTTCTGAGTTCTGGGGTTTACATATCCCTAACGAACTTCGAAAAATGGATTCACTTACAACACTTGCACAGGTAGAAATCACGACCTCTACATCACATTATATCAGCGAGTTGTCGAAGCTATCCCGGTTGAGGAAACTTGGAGTACTGATGTTTGTTGATGACGACAGCACCTGGGCATCCTTGATCTCTGCTCTTGAGAAGCTCAGCGGCAGCCTTCGCTCGTTATTACTTTGGCGACCTGATGGCGCGATGAACTTCAACATTGTCAATTCATTATCCAGTCCACCAATATTTACGAAAAGTATGAACCTTCGAGGTCAGTTAACACAACTACCATGTTGGTTTCCTTTGCTTTCCAACATCACAGAATTAACCCTTCGCGCAACCGAACTAAGCGCCGAGGAAGACCTGAAGGTACTAGGAAGTTTACCTAGCCTGCTATACCTCAGGTTGCATCACAATGCATACATAGGAACAGAATTTTCTGCTTCAGCAGGGGAATTCCCATCTCTTAGACTGCTTGTCATTCATCTCGACATGTCTGAAGATTGGGAGGCAAGATTTGAAGAAGGGGCACTACCAAAGCTAGCAAGGCTAGAGCTGTCTCTGTTCGAAGAAGCCTCCATCCAAGAGATCACTGGCATAGAGTTCCTTCCGAGTCTGAAGGAAGTCTCGATTCGTGCTTGTCACAGCAATATCGTGAATGTGGAAGAGATAGCTACCTCTCTGAGGGCTGATGCCGAGAAGAACATCAACAAACCCATCGTCACTTTCGAGGAGAAACAGTGGGTGCCGATGAGGTCAAGGACGGATCCTCCTTTAGATCACATGGGAAACCTACTATCTTCATCTTTCGACGAAGACTGA